Proteins from a genomic interval of Ferrovibrio terrae:
- a CDS encoding ABC transporter ATP-binding protein — protein sequence MPYLSLANLECRFGEFTAVENLSLDFAEGEFIALLGPSGCGKTTTLRAIAGFVTPSSGSIRLGGRTLFGPHENLPPEQRQMSMIFQSYAIWPHMTVFENVAFGLRLRKLGRDEIERRTRRILEVVHLDQLAERLPAELSGGQQQRVALARAIVVEPKVLLLDEPLSNLDANLREEMRFEIRRLHDEFGITSVYVTHDQTEAMVTADRIVVMNRGRIEQVDSPKQVYDNPQTRFVAGFIGRTNLIDGSFTNGSFSAGSISLPFPAPVEQATALSVRPHRIGMGRSHSAAKQAFEIDGTLRSRVFLGETWEYEVAVPGLAAPLRVSRPPEDLFETGEAVRLALSSAAMVSVR from the coding sequence ATGCCCTATCTCAGCCTTGCCAACCTCGAATGCCGCTTCGGTGAATTCACTGCGGTCGAGAACCTGTCGCTGGATTTTGCCGAGGGCGAGTTCATTGCCCTGCTCGGTCCGTCCGGTTGCGGCAAGACCACCACCTTGCGGGCGATTGCCGGCTTCGTCACGCCCTCGTCGGGCAGCATCCGGCTGGGCGGCCGTACGCTGTTCGGCCCGCATGAAAACCTGCCGCCAGAGCAACGGCAGATGTCGATGATCTTCCAGAGCTATGCGATCTGGCCGCATATGACGGTGTTCGAGAACGTCGCCTTCGGGCTCCGTTTGCGTAAGCTCGGCCGCGACGAGATCGAACGCCGCACCCGCCGCATCCTGGAAGTCGTGCATCTGGATCAGCTGGCCGAACGCCTGCCGGCCGAGTTGTCCGGCGGCCAGCAGCAGCGCGTCGCCCTGGCGCGCGCCATCGTGGTCGAGCCAAAAGTTCTGCTTCTGGATGAGCCGCTGTCGAATCTCGATGCCAACCTGCGCGAGGAGATGCGCTTTGAGATCCGCCGCCTGCATGATGAATTCGGCATCACCAGCGTCTATGTCACGCATGACCAGACCGAGGCGATGGTGACGGCCGACCGCATCGTGGTGATGAATCGTGGTCGCATCGAACAGGTCGATAGCCCGAAGCAGGTCTACGACAATCCGCAGACGCGCTTCGTCGCCGGCTTCATCGGCCGCACCAACCTGATCGACGGCAGCTTCACCAATGGCAGTTTCAGCGCCGGCAGCATAAGCCTGCCCTTCCCCGCGCCGGTCGAGCAGGCCACGGCTTTGTCCGTGCGGCCGCATCGCATCGGCATGGGCCGGTCGCACTCCGCAGCGAAACAGGCTTTCGAGATCGATGGCACGCTGCGCAGCCGCGTCTTCCTGGGCGAGACCTGGGAATATGAGGTCGCCGTACCCGGCCTGGCCGCGCCACTGCGCGTCTCCCGCCCGCCCGAGGACCTGTTCGAGACTGGCGAGGCGGTGCGCCTGGCGCTGTCGTCCGCTGCCATGGTGAGCGTGCGTTGA
- a CDS encoding ABC transporter permease yields the protein MTQTNSLAGLRRWRRLLDPSTLVLLVLASALILLVGLPLFKLLSLSVLGPNGLTHDPLMTAFGRLRHLEALGRSLYIGVAVAIISTMVGVPMAWLVSRSNMPGRNFVTLTVVATFVMPPYLGAVAWMLLGGPNAGWINRAWEFLGAETKLLNIYSMEGIIFLIALYSIPFNFIFARSALDVVSSELEDAASILGASRFVTTIKITLPMIWPAILGGAIIALLESITLFGTPALLGIPAGITVATTQLWQFFEFPPRLDAAAAYSMALIAVTVLLLWMQRWFLRRKSFTAMTGKGGERRPVDLGRWRWPAFAACMTVAAMAVFLPLIVLLQAAFAKAWSRGFSFSNLTLANFDYLLFKNSSAIGSIWNTFWFSAVAATAAVAIALIVAYAQARRLLPGTGLLQFLCMVPIAIPGIVLAVAFYATFAPPPFALYGTAAMLILAFMIRSLPVAFINAAATVKSLNPEMEDAVRILGGSRATVMRKVVVPLTKGGLIGSWLLVFIAATRELSTAIFLTGPKTKVMSIVMLDLSEEGNFEVLSALGVLLLATAWIVVWVGQRVAGRDFMLRRP from the coding sequence ATGACGCAAACGAACAGCCTGGCCGGGCTGCGACGCTGGCGCCGGCTGCTGGACCCCAGCACACTGGTGCTGCTGGTACTGGCCTCGGCGCTGATCCTGCTGGTCGGCCTGCCGTTGTTCAAGCTGCTGAGCCTGTCCGTGCTGGGGCCGAACGGCCTCACGCATGATCCCCTGATGACCGCCTTCGGCCGCCTGCGCCATCTCGAGGCGCTGGGACGGTCGCTGTATATCGGCGTGGCGGTGGCGATCATCAGCACAATGGTGGGCGTGCCGATGGCCTGGCTGGTCTCGCGCAGCAACATGCCGGGACGCAACTTCGTCACGCTCACCGTTGTCGCCACTTTCGTCATGCCGCCCTATCTCGGCGCCGTGGCCTGGATGCTGCTGGGCGGGCCGAATGCCGGCTGGATCAACCGGGCCTGGGAATTTCTCGGCGCCGAAACCAAGCTTCTGAACATCTATTCGATGGAAGGCATCATCTTCCTGATCGCGCTCTACTCCATTCCGTTCAACTTCATTTTCGCGCGCTCTGCACTCGACGTCGTCTCCAGTGAACTGGAAGACGCTGCCTCGATCCTCGGCGCCAGCCGTTTCGTTACCACGATCAAAATCACCCTGCCGATGATCTGGCCGGCCATCCTGGGTGGCGCGATTATCGCCCTGCTGGAATCGATCACACTGTTCGGCACGCCCGCCTTGCTCGGCATCCCGGCCGGGATCACCGTCGCCACCACGCAACTCTGGCAGTTCTTCGAGTTTCCGCCACGGCTCGATGCTGCGGCCGCCTATTCCATGGCACTGATCGCTGTCACCGTGCTGCTGCTGTGGATGCAGCGCTGGTTCCTGCGCCGCAAATCCTTCACCGCCATGACCGGCAAGGGCGGCGAGCGGCGGCCTGTCGATCTCGGCCGCTGGCGCTGGCCCGCCTTCGCGGCCTGTATGACGGTGGCTGCCATGGCGGTGTTTCTGCCGCTGATCGTGCTGCTGCAGGCCGCCTTCGCCAAAGCGTGGAGCCGTGGTTTCTCGTTCAGTAATCTTACCTTGGCGAATTTCGACTACCTTCTGTTCAAGAACAGTTCGGCCATCGGCTCGATCTGGAACACCTTCTGGTTCTCCGCCGTGGCCGCCACTGCTGCCGTGGCGATTGCGCTGATCGTGGCTTATGCGCAGGCGCGTCGGCTGCTGCCCGGCACCGGTCTGCTGCAGTTCCTCTGCATGGTACCGATCGCCATTCCCGGCATCGTGCTGGCGGTCGCCTTCTACGCCACTTTTGCGCCGCCGCCATTTGCGCTCTATGGCACCGCGGCCATGCTGATCCTGGCTTTCATGATCCGCAGCCTGCCGGTCGCGTTTATCAATGCGGCTGCCACGGTGAAATCCCTCAACCCGGAGATGGAGGATGCCGTGCGCATCCTTGGCGGGTCGCGTGCCACGGTCATGCGCAAAGTCGTGGTGCCGCTCACCAAGGGCGGCCTGATCGGCTCCTGGCTGCTGGTCTTTATCGCCGCCACGCGCGAACTCAGCACGGCGATCTTTCTCACCGGGCCAAAAACCAAAGTGATGTCCATCGTGATGCTCGATCTGAGTGAAGAAGGCAATTTCGAAGTCCTGTCGGCACTTGGCGTGCTGCTGCTGGCAACGGCCTGGATCGTTGTCTGGGTTGGCCAGCGTGTCGCTGGCCGCGACTTCATGCTGCGGAGACCGTGA
- a CDS encoding ABC transporter substrate-binding protein: MTKWKTLTPLAAVLWLGGTVAVFAQTMSDTTKALYQAAKKDGELTWYVSHFGLDNATAVEQAFYKKYPGIKVNVVRATAQVIYQRLNQDILANTQVADVYSSTDNAHFVRLKADGRLLSYRPENADKVLPIFQNMDPDNQYHATSGAIIVIAYRSDKISAADAPKSWTDLLDPRFKGKLSFGHPAYSGFVGAWAIALEKKYGWSYFEKLRANNPQVGRSINDVITMLDAGERSVGHAGDGPFRKKEIEGAPYRTVFPEDGSVVILAGSGILKTSKRPNAAKLFMDFLLDVEPQQIRVDMDMGMPLRPEVKNVRGGKMPNEVNTIPVTDDDLKGLPALNERWRSTFGG; encoded by the coding sequence ATGACAAAATGGAAAACCCTGACCCCGCTGGCAGCAGTTCTGTGGCTTGGCGGCACCGTCGCGGTCTTTGCCCAGACCATGTCGGATACCACAAAGGCGCTGTATCAGGCTGCGAAGAAGGACGGCGAGTTGACCTGGTATGTCAGCCATTTTGGCCTCGACAATGCCACAGCGGTCGAACAGGCCTTCTACAAGAAATATCCCGGCATCAAGGTCAATGTCGTGCGCGCTACTGCGCAGGTGATCTACCAGCGCCTCAATCAGGATATCCTGGCCAACACGCAGGTCGCCGATGTCTATTCCTCGACCGACAACGCGCACTTCGTGCGCCTGAAGGCCGATGGCCGCCTGCTGTCCTACCGGCCCGAAAATGCCGACAAGGTGCTGCCGATTTTCCAGAACATGGATCCGGACAACCAGTATCACGCCACCTCGGGCGCCATCATCGTGATCGCCTACCGCTCCGACAAGATCAGTGCGGCCGATGCGCCGAAAAGCTGGACCGACCTGCTCGATCCGCGTTTCAAGGGCAAGCTCTCCTTCGGCCATCCCGCTTATTCCGGCTTCGTCGGGGCCTGGGCCATCGCGCTGGAGAAGAAATACGGCTGGAGCTATTTCGAGAAGCTGCGCGCCAACAATCCCCAGGTCGGCCGTTCGATCAACGATGTGATCACCATGCTGGACGCCGGCGAGCGTTCGGTCGGCCATGCAGGCGACGGTCCCTTCCGCAAGAAAGAAATCGAAGGCGCACCCTATCGCACGGTTTTCCCGGAAGACGGATCCGTCGTCATCCTGGCCGGCTCTGGCATCCTGAAGACGTCCAAGCGTCCGAATGCCGCCAAGCTGTTCATGGACTTCCTGCTCGATGTCGAGCCGCAGCAGATCCGCGTCGACATGGATATGGGCATGCCATTGCGACCCGAGGTGAAGAATGTGCGGGGCGGCAAGATGCCCAATGAGGTAAACACCATTCCGGTCACCGACGACGACCTGAAGGGCCTGCCCGCGCTGAACGAGCGCTGGCGCTCCACCTTCGGCGGCTGA
- a CDS encoding GDSL-type esterase/lipase family protein: MSAAPTIGIAEQAAALAARLGRATLPKNPIVVYGSSTVRLWPDVPASLGRQDVIPVGFGGATLQDCIEFYDLLVRPLAPRLLVVAAGTNDIEKRNAGPAEILALVETLIGKARRKQPALPVVVLTLKPAPFHGERMPAIRAANALLAEHLPACSAVTLIDIYAAFVNTTDQADPRFYAEDLRHLNDVGYAAWNRAIAAGLPPP, from the coding sequence GTGAGCGCCGCGCCGACGATCGGCATCGCGGAGCAGGCTGCGGCACTGGCCGCGCGCCTTGGCCGCGCCACGCTGCCGAAAAACCCGATCGTCGTCTATGGCTCGTCCACTGTGCGACTCTGGCCCGATGTCCCGGCTAGCCTGGGCCGGCAGGATGTCATCCCGGTCGGCTTCGGCGGCGCAACGCTGCAGGATTGCATCGAGTTCTACGACCTGCTTGTGAGGCCTCTTGCGCCACGGCTACTGGTGGTCGCCGCAGGCACCAACGACATCGAGAAGCGGAATGCAGGTCCTGCAGAAATCCTGGCACTGGTCGAGACACTGATCGGAAAGGCTCGACGCAAGCAGCCAGCCCTGCCGGTTGTCGTACTTACGCTGAAGCCCGCTCCCTTTCATGGCGAGCGGATGCCGGCCATCCGCGCCGCGAATGCCCTGCTGGCAGAACATCTGCCGGCCTGCAGCGCCGTGACACTGATCGACATCTATGCCGCCTTCGTGAATACCACCGACCAAGCCGATCCACGCTTCTACGCCGAGGACCTGCGACACCTGAATGACGTGGGCTACGCGGCGTGGAACCGCGCCATCGCAGCAGGCCTGCCACCGCCATAA
- a CDS encoding MmgE/PrpD family protein produces MTLLAPKTQAVSDITGAAVTFLTQARFEALSPEVLEISRRCLLDSAGLILSGLGVPAIGILAGFAREQGGAGQALLLGEGALRVPVQVAARVLGTAGHVHDFDDTQVSHDPAHVYGLLTHPSIPPFSAALAVSDMLGGVSGQKFVTAFNYGFELGCKISEWMQPDHYLRGHHTSGTVGTFSACAAACLLLDLDATATARALGIAGSFAAGIRCNFGTMTKPLHVGRAAENGVLAAMLAVRGYTADPTVLDGSWGFPAVLGGGFSPEKVTEGFGKTWSIVDPGVSIKPYPSGILTHQSMDMVKNLVLRENIDPMTVERIDFFAGDNILRPIRYRVAKNELQAKFSMAALISMLVLHRDAGLSQFEDDVIAAPAFQDMQERVHTHADPAINALGFDLIRSRVEITLKDGKVLKAEADTRYRGGPSWPLTDADLREKYDGCVSKIDPVLTDRIAKEVLGLAEAASTMALLDLLRQAKVRA; encoded by the coding sequence ATGACCCTGCTAGCCCCCAAAACCCAAGCGGTCTCCGACATCACCGGGGCCGCCGTCACCTTCCTGACCCAGGCCCGCTTCGAGGCGCTGTCGCCCGAAGTACTGGAGATTTCACGCCGCTGCCTGCTCGATTCCGCCGGACTGATCCTGTCCGGGCTCGGTGTGCCGGCAATCGGCATCCTGGCCGGCTTTGCCCGCGAACAGGGCGGTGCGGGCCAGGCGCTGCTGCTCGGTGAAGGCGCTTTGCGCGTGCCGGTGCAGGTGGCCGCCCGCGTGCTGGGCACTGCCGGACATGTGCATGATTTCGACGACACGCAGGTCAGCCACGACCCCGCGCATGTCTATGGGCTCCTCACCCACCCCTCAATCCCGCCCTTCAGCGCAGCGCTGGCGGTGTCCGACATGCTGGGCGGCGTCAGCGGCCAGAAATTCGTCACGGCTTTCAATTATGGTTTTGAACTGGGCTGCAAGATTTCGGAATGGATGCAGCCCGACCATTATCTGCGCGGCCACCACACCTCTGGCACTGTCGGCACCTTCAGCGCCTGCGCGGCGGCCTGCCTGCTGCTCGATCTCGACGCGACAGCAACGGCACGCGCGCTCGGCATCGCCGGCAGCTTCGCCGCTGGCATCCGCTGCAATTTCGGCACCATGACCAAACCTCTGCATGTCGGACGTGCCGCCGAGAACGGCGTGCTGGCCGCGATGCTGGCGGTGCGCGGCTACACTGCAGACCCCACCGTGCTGGACGGATCCTGGGGCTTCCCGGCCGTGCTGGGCGGCGGCTTCTCGCCCGAGAAGGTCACAGAGGGCTTTGGCAAAACCTGGAGCATCGTCGATCCCGGCGTCAGCATTAAGCCCTATCCGAGCGGCATCCTGACCCACCAGTCGATGGACATGGTGAAGAACCTGGTGCTGCGCGAGAATATCGATCCCATGACGGTCGAGCGCATCGATTTCTTCGCCGGCGACAACATCCTGCGCCCGATCCGTTATCGTGTGGCGAAGAACGAACTGCAGGCGAAATTCTCGATGGCGGCGCTGATCTCCATGCTGGTGCTGCATCGCGATGCCGGCCTCAGCCAATTCGAGGATGACGTGATCGCCGCTCCGGCCTTCCAGGACATGCAGGAACGCGTGCATACCCACGCCGACCCGGCGATCAATGCGCTGGGCTTCGACCTGATCCGCTCGCGCGTCGAAATCACGCTGAAAGACGGCAAGGTGCTGAAAGCAGAGGCCGATACACGCTATCGCGGCGGCCCCTCCTGGCCACTGACCGATGCCGACCTGCGCGAAAAATACGACGGCTGCGTCAGCAAGATCGATCCCGTGCTGACCGACCGTATCGCCAAAGAAGTGCTTGGCCTCGCGGAAGCCGCCAGCACGATGGCGCTGCTCGATCTGCTGCGACAGGCAAAGGTACGCGCGTGA
- a CDS encoding GntR family transcriptional regulator, translated as MDPLVLRRETTLSSLAAERLEKMIVTRHLVPGQRINEAVLARDLGISRGPVREGLRHLASRGLVEFIANKGAYVRDVDAREMLEIYDLRSVLTGHACRRAAEQRSLEELEELERRVQEMDDCVKAGDAARYYDLNLAFHDCLLNVAGGTRLATFSDSLAKEAALFRRVSLANAREMAQSNAEHAEIVAAIRQSDGARARELGEAHVLAGKSRFEKKFGNDDVAEFEAVPN; from the coding sequence ATGGACCCGCTGGTGCTTCGGCGTGAAACCACGCTTTCCAGTCTTGCCGCCGAGCGGCTGGAGAAAATGATCGTCACCCGGCATCTGGTGCCGGGGCAGCGCATCAATGAGGCGGTGCTGGCACGCGACCTCGGCATCAGCCGTGGGCCGGTACGTGAGGGCTTGCGTCATCTGGCCTCGCGCGGCCTGGTCGAGTTCATCGCCAACAAGGGCGCCTATGTGCGGGATGTCGATGCCCGCGAGATGCTGGAAATCTACGACCTGCGCTCGGTTCTGACCGGCCATGCCTGCCGCCGCGCTGCCGAACAGCGCTCGCTGGAGGAACTGGAAGAACTCGAACGGCGTGTCCAAGAGATGGATGACTGCGTGAAGGCGGGCGATGCCGCGCGCTATTACGACCTCAACCTCGCTTTCCATGACTGCCTGCTGAATGTGGCCGGTGGCACGCGGCTTGCGACCTTCAGCGACTCTCTCGCCAAGGAGGCGGCCCTGTTCCGTCGCGTCTCGCTGGCGAATGCGCGGGAGATGGCGCAGTCGAATGCCGAACATGCGGAAATCGTTGCCGCCATCCGTCAATCCGACGGCGCGCGGGCGCGCGAACTGGGCGAGGCGCATGTTCTGGCCGGCAAAAGCCGGTTCGAGAAGAAATTCGGCAATGATGACGTTGCCGAATTTGAGGCTGTGCCGAACTAG
- a CDS encoding UxaA family hydrolase encodes MLDRVSAVIRLNENDNVVVARAELLPGASIEGGNVTARSAIPAGHKVATAPIAQGEPVRKYNQIIGFASQSIEPGQHVHSHNLAIGDFERDYAFGADMRPTLFIPEAERATFQGYMRENGKAGTRNYLGVITSVNCSATVARYIADAFKGDALKDYPNVDGVVAIVHGTGCGMADTGEGFGNLQRTLWGYAQHVNFAGVMMLGLGCEVAQIDFMMEAQGLKHNPRLQSMTIQDTGGTRKTVERGIAQLKEMLPAANAMRRTTVPASHLTLCLQCGGSDGYSGITANPALGAAADLLVRHGGTAILSETPEIYGAEHLLTRRAENRAIGEKLIERIRWWEGYCERNGGSMDNNPSPGNKKGGLTTILEKSLGAAAKGGTTNLRGVYKYAEPVDTKGFVFMDTPGYDPCSATGQIAGGGNIICFTTGRGSVFGAKPVPSIKLATNSAMYRRMEEDMDINCGAVLDEGVSVPEMGQRIFDKIIDVASGNPSKSEELGFGDAEFVPWQIGATM; translated from the coding sequence ATGCTCGACCGGGTTTCGGCGGTGATCCGCCTGAATGAAAATGACAACGTGGTGGTGGCACGTGCCGAGCTGTTGCCCGGCGCCAGCATCGAGGGCGGCAATGTCACCGCCCGCTCGGCCATTCCAGCCGGCCACAAGGTGGCAACCGCGCCGATCGCACAGGGCGAGCCGGTGCGAAAATATAACCAGATCATCGGCTTCGCGTCGCAGTCCATCGAACCGGGCCAGCACGTGCACAGCCATAACCTGGCCATCGGCGACTTCGAGCGCGACTACGCCTTCGGTGCCGACATGCGGCCAACGCTGTTCATCCCTGAAGCCGAACGCGCGACGTTCCAGGGCTACATGCGCGAAAATGGCAAGGCCGGCACGCGCAACTATCTCGGTGTGATCACCAGCGTGAACTGCTCGGCCACGGTGGCACGCTATATCGCCGATGCTTTCAAGGGCGATGCGCTGAAGGATTATCCCAATGTGGATGGTGTGGTTGCCATCGTGCATGGCACCGGCTGCGGCATGGCTGATACCGGCGAAGGCTTCGGCAACCTCCAGCGCACGCTGTGGGGCTACGCCCAGCATGTGAATTTTGCCGGCGTGATGATGCTGGGGCTCGGCTGCGAAGTGGCGCAGATCGATTTCATGATGGAGGCGCAGGGCCTGAAGCACAACCCGCGCCTGCAGAGCATGACTATCCAGGATACCGGCGGCACCCGCAAAACAGTCGAGCGCGGGATCGCACAGCTGAAGGAAATGCTGCCAGCCGCCAATGCGATGCGGCGCACCACCGTGCCGGCCTCGCATCTGACGCTCTGCCTGCAATGCGGCGGCTCGGATGGGTATTCCGGCATCACCGCCAATCCGGCTTTGGGCGCGGCCGCCGATCTGCTGGTGCGCCATGGCGGCACGGCGATTCTGAGTGAGACGCCGGAAATCTATGGCGCCGAACATCTGCTGACGCGGCGGGCGGAAAACCGCGCCATCGGCGAGAAGCTGATCGAGCGCATCCGCTGGTGGGAAGGCTATTGCGAGCGCAACGGCGGCTCGATGGACAATAACCCCTCGCCCGGCAACAAGAAGGGTGGCCTGACCACCATTCTGGAAAAGTCACTGGGTGCGGCTGCCAAAGGAGGCACCACCAACCTGCGCGGCGTTTACAAATACGCCGAGCCGGTCGACACCAAGGGCTTCGTCTTCATGGACACGCCCGGCTACGACCCCTGCTCGGCCACCGGCCAGATCGCCGGCGGCGGCAACATCATCTGCTTCACCACCGGGCGCGGCTCGGTCTTCGGCGCCAAGCCGGTACCCTCGATCAAGCTGGCGACCAACTCGGCCATGTATCGTCGCATGGAAGAGGATATGGACATCAACTGCGGCGCCGTGCTGGATGAAGGCGTGAGCGTGCCCGAGATGGGCCAGCGCATCTTCGACAAGATCATTGATGTCGCCTCAGGCAATCCGTCGAAGAGTGAAGAGCTCGGCTTCGGCGATGCCGAATTCGTGCCCTGGCAAATCGGCGCGACAATGTAG
- a CDS encoding fumarylacetoacetate hydrolase family protein, giving the protein MLESLIAQTLPQDHDRATLVGRAWVAGSPAGPVIVAMHGENLVDLSALAATMSELLDRPDAAAAVQAALGKAPVVGSLQDVLANTLKLQAPYLLAPCDLQAVKAAGVTFADSLIERVIEEQIRGDASRAEAVRAEIAAALGGEISRIKPGSPEAMRLRETLMKRGAWSQYLEVGIGPDAEVFTKCQPMASVGTGMGVGIHSDSTWNNPEPEVVLALDSRGQIVGAALGNDVNLRDVEGRSALLLGRAKDNNASSAIGPFIRLFDAHFSLDDLRKTEVSLTIAGTDNFRLEAASHLSKISRDPLELAAQTFGSSHQYPDGAMLYTGTMFAPIQDRDAPGMGFTHKPGDVVTIRSPKLGALINRVEFCHKLPPWQFGTAALMRNLAQRGLLR; this is encoded by the coding sequence ATGCTTGAGAGCCTGATTGCTCAGACCCTGCCGCAAGATCACGACCGCGCCACGCTGGTCGGCCGCGCCTGGGTCGCCGGCAGCCCGGCAGGCCCCGTCATTGTGGCCATGCACGGGGAAAATCTGGTCGATCTCAGCGCGTTGGCTGCCACGATGAGCGAACTGCTGGATCGGCCCGATGCGGCCGCGGCCGTTCAGGCAGCGCTGGGCAAGGCACCGGTGGTCGGCAGCCTGCAGGATGTGCTGGCCAATACGCTCAAGCTGCAGGCCCCGTATCTGCTGGCGCCCTGCGATCTGCAGGCGGTGAAAGCCGCTGGTGTCACCTTTGCCGACAGCCTGATCGAGCGCGTGATCGAGGAGCAGATCCGTGGCGATGCCAGCCGCGCCGAGGCCGTGCGTGCCGAGATCGCGGCAGCGCTGGGCGGCGAGATTTCCCGTATCAAACCCGGCTCGCCCGAAGCGATGCGCCTGCGCGAGACGCTGATGAAGCGCGGCGCCTGGTCGCAGTACCTGGAAGTCGGCATCGGCCCGGATGCCGAGGTTTTCACCAAATGCCAGCCGATGGCTTCGGTCGGCACCGGTATGGGCGTCGGCATCCATTCTGACTCGACTTGGAACAACCCCGAGCCCGAGGTGGTGCTGGCGCTCGACAGCCGCGGCCAGATCGTGGGGGCGGCGTTGGGCAACGACGTCAACCTGCGCGACGTGGAAGGCCGCAGCGCGCTGCTGCTCGGGCGCGCCAAAGACAACAACGCCTCCAGCGCTATCGGGCCGTTCATCCGGCTGTTCGACGCGCATTTCAGCCTCGACGACCTGCGCAAAACCGAGGTCAGCCTGACCATTGCCGGCACCGACAATTTCCGCCTCGAAGCCGCGTCGCATCTGTCAAAGATCAGCCGCGATCCGCTCGAACTCGCCGCGCAGACGTTTGGTTCGTCGCACCAGTATCCCGATGGTGCCATGCTTTATACCGGCACGATGTTCGCGCCGATCCAGGACCGCGACGCACCGGGCATGGGCTTTACCCACAAGCCCGGCGACGTGGTTACCATCCGCTCACCGAAACTGGGCGCTCTGATCAACCGGGTGGAGTTCTGCCATAAGCTGCCGCCCTGGCAGTTCGGCACGGCTGCGCTGATGCGCAACCTCGCCCAGCGTGGACTGCTGCGCTAG
- a CDS encoding YciI family protein, with protein sequence MPHFIVHCLDAPDALPRRLEHYDAHKAYLGTAPVRILVSGPLMSDDGETMIGSLFLIDAETRAAVDSFNAADPFRQAGIWAEIRIHRFLKRVDLRD encoded by the coding sequence ATGCCGCATTTCATCGTCCACTGCCTCGATGCTCCGGACGCGCTGCCGCGCCGTCTGGAGCATTACGACGCGCATAAGGCCTATCTGGGCACGGCGCCGGTGCGCATCCTTGTTTCCGGCCCGCTGATGTCGGATGACGGTGAGACGATGATCGGCAGCCTGTTCCTGATCGACGCCGAGACCAGGGCGGCGGTAGACTCTTTCAATGCCGCCGATCCGTTCCGACAGGCCGGGATTTGGGCGGAAATCCGCATTCATCGTTTCCTCAAGCGGGTCGATCTGCGCGACTAA
- a CDS encoding malonic semialdehyde reductase produces the protein MTKISADALKQLFLDARTQNGFLDRPVSDEQLRELYDIAKMGATSMNTQPMRVLFLRTKEAKQRLAPALSPGNLDKTMAAPVTAIVARDMQFYEYMPEIWHNPTARDTFANNAPMAQATAVRNATLQGAYLMIAARAIGLDCGPMSGFDIAKVNAEFFPDGRCQTDFLCNIGYGDTSKLMGRQPRHAFERACTLL, from the coding sequence ATGACCAAGATTTCCGCTGACGCACTCAAGCAACTCTTCCTCGATGCCCGCACACAGAACGGCTTTCTGGATAGGCCCGTCTCCGACGAACAGCTGCGCGAGCTTTACGACATCGCCAAGATGGGCGCGACCTCGATGAACACGCAGCCGATGCGCGTGCTGTTCCTGCGCACCAAGGAAGCCAAGCAGCGCCTGGCCCCTGCCCTGTCGCCGGGCAATCTGGACAAGACCATGGCCGCGCCGGTCACCGCCATCGTGGCGCGCGACATGCAGTTCTACGAATACATGCCCGAGATCTGGCATAACCCGACAGCCCGCGACACCTTCGCCAATAATGCGCCGATGGCGCAGGCCACCGCCGTACGCAATGCGACTCTTCAGGGGGCTTATCTGATGATCGCCGCCCGCGCCATCGGGCTGGATTGCGGCCCGATGAGTGGTTTCGATATCGCCAAGGTGAATGCCGAGTTCTTCCCCGATGGCCGCTGCCAGACCGATTTCCTGTGCAATATCGGCTATGGCGATACGTCCAAGCTGATGGGCCGCCAGCCGCGCCACGCCTTCGAGCGCGCCTGCACGCTTCTGTAA
- a CDS encoding FCD domain-containing protein yields MKLNIAALAADLDVSLGAVREALSMLQSEALVVSEPQRGYTVSPVSPKELADITEARIAIEAMCLRTSIERGDLAWESRLVASWHRLSRLSQTEAGKDLHLSETWSHAHADFHAELVGACGNDWLLRMRAMLYEQSERYRRMSVSVPQPNATRDVPAEHKAIFDAVMERDVERAVAALENHLRKTATIVRTSVAL; encoded by the coding sequence ATGAAACTGAATATTGCGGCACTGGCGGCCGATCTCGATGTGAGTCTGGGCGCGGTGCGCGAGGCGCTGTCGATGCTACAGTCCGAAGCGCTGGTGGTTTCCGAACCGCAACGCGGTTACACGGTAAGCCCGGTTTCACCGAAGGAACTGGCGGATATCACCGAAGCCCGCATCGCCATTGAGGCGATGTGCCTGCGCACCTCGATCGAGCGCGGCGACCTCGCCTGGGAAAGCCGGCTGGTGGCGAGCTGGCACAGGCTGTCGCGGCTCAGCCAGACCGAGGCCGGCAAGGACCTGCATCTGAGCGAGACCTGGTCACACGCCCATGCCGATTTCCACGCCGAACTGGTCGGCGCCTGCGGCAACGACTGGCTGCTGCGTATGCGCGCCATGTTGTATGAACAGAGCGAACGCTATCGCCGCATGTCGGTTTCGGTGCCGCAACCGAACGCGACGCGCGACGTTCCGGCCGAACACAAGGCGATCTTCGACGCTGTAATGGAGCGCGATGTCGAACGCGCCGTCGCTGCCCTTGAAAACCATCTGCGCAAGACAGCCACCATCGTGCGCACTTCCGTGGCCCTCTAA